One window from the genome of Chrysemys picta bellii isolate R12L10 chromosome 15, ASM1138683v2, whole genome shotgun sequence encodes:
- the LHFPL7 gene encoding LOW QUALITY PROTEIN: LHFPL tetraspan subfamily member 7 protein (The sequence of the model RefSeq protein was modified relative to this genomic sequence to represent the inferred CDS: substituted 2 bases at 2 genomic stop codons), whose amino-acid sequence MTLVWQSTLYSNVLGPPSFFLNKETHIWFQIAAVLLFGGWMLLAFGTVLTLSWIFISXGLCQRRVICKTSANSCSYFLKQDLHPVVSNCLLSDVGSSVIFCTGIIAGLLVFYPPPVIGTILGLLIFPCSLDSAFANEIGGSSSTYNAGKYKLGWDYMVAILDVILPCXLPVISRYNLNEAKSKIFFSTATESIILVREDEQ is encoded by the exons atgaccctgg TCTGGCAATCAACCCTATATTCTAATGTTCTAGGACCACCAAGCTTTTTCTTGAACAAAGAGACCCATATTTGGTTTCAGATTGCAGCTGTATTGCTTTTTGGAGGTTGGATGCTGCTAGCATTTGGAACAGTTCTTACCTTGTCTTGGATTTTTATATCCTAGGGACTTTGCCAGAGGAGGGTTATCTGCAAAACATCTGCAAACAGCTGCAG CTACTTTCTGAAGCAGGATCTTCACCCAGTGGTTTCCAACTGCCTGTTATCTGATGTTGGAAGCTCTGTCATTTTTTGCACTGGTATAATTGCAGGCTTGCTTGTTTTTTACCCCCCGCCAGTGATTGGCACAATCTTGGGACTGCTGATTTTTCCATGTAGTTTGGATTCTGCATTCGCTAATGAAATTGGTGGTTCCTCCTCCACGTACAATGCTGGGAAATATAAGCTTGGCTGGGACTACATGGTGGCTATCCTGGATGTCATACTACCATGTTAACTGCCAGTCATCAGCAGATACAATTTAAATGAGGCCAAgtccaagatctttttctctaCTGCTACAGAAAGTATAATTCTAGTCAGAGAAGATGAACAATAA